In Neodiprion pinetum isolate iyNeoPine1 chromosome 6, iyNeoPine1.2, whole genome shotgun sequence, one genomic interval encodes:
- the Prosalpha7 gene encoding proteasome subunit alpha type-3 produces the protein MSSIGTGYDLSASQFSPDGRVFQVEYAQKAVENSGTVIGLRGKDGVVFAVEKLVTSKLYEPGANKRLFNIDNHVGMAVSGLSSDARQIAETARTEAASYRAQYGIGIPLKYLNDRVSMYMHAYTLYSAVRPYGCSVIIGAYEADGPVMYMIDPSGVSYGYYGCAIGKAKQSAKTEIEKLKLADMSCKDLIREAARIIYLLHDELKDKQFELEMSWVGNHTNGRHERVPFEIKAEAETKARQAMDEDSDSDTEDM, from the exons ATGAGTTCTATAGGAACAGGG TACGATCTCTCGGCATCGCAGTTTTCTCCCGATGGTCGAGTTTTTCAAGTGGAATACGCACAAAAAGCGGTAGAAAATAGTGG caccGTCATTGGCCTCCGTGGCAAAGATGGGGTCGTATTTGCTGTTGAAAAACTCGTCACCTCTAAGCTCTATGAACCTGGCGCTAACAAGCGTCTTTTCAATATAGATAATCATGTCGGAATGGCAGTTTCTGGCCTGTCTTCCGATGCACGACAAATCGCTGAAACTGCACGCACGGAAGCAGCCAGCTACCGGGCTCAGTACGGCATAGGAATAcctctgaaatatttgaatgacCGTGTGTCAATGTACATGCACGCTTATACCTTATACTCAGCTGTACGGCCCTACGGCTGTTCGGTTATAATCGGAGCATATGAAGCTGATGGCCCAGTAATGTACATGATCGATCCATCCGGCGTTTCTTATGGCTATTACGGATGTGCTATTG gtaAAGCAAAACAGTCTGCCAAaacagaaatagaaaaattgaaacttgcCGATATGTCCTGTAAGGATTTGATCAGAGAAGCAGCAAGGATAATTTACTTGCTGCACGACGAATTGAAAGACAAACAATTTGAGTTGGAAATGAGTTGGGTTGGAAATCACACAAACGGTAGACACGAACGTGTGCCATTCGAGATAAAGGCAGAGGCTGAAACGAAAGCACGGCAAGCGATGGACGAAGATTCTGATAGCGATACCGAAGACATGTGA
- the FucT6 gene encoding alpha-(1,6)-fucosyltransferase isoform X2, with translation MIYSSEGSKHMQGDHLGTLQERLDKASIYYDLFEHNGRQKPPRNGEPSLEYEQLRRRIRDGVQEMWYYVNSELKNIKKNNYDFTPEQRDKDIQDSLKNVWEHKKSLISDIDRLALVDGYQDWREKEAKDLSDLVQRRFRYLQNPSDCDRAQKLVCSLNKGCGFGCQVHHAAYCFLVAYGTERTLILKSRGWRYHKDGWEAVFKPVSDTCLSPTGGSHANWPGDATKQVVSLPIVDNVYPKPVYQPPGVPADIAPRLEKLHGHPIVWWVGQVLKYLLRPQENLERVLEYSKEKMGFKSPIVGIHVRRTDKVGTEAAYHDIDEYMLKVNEYFDQHDIKLEDRRVFLASDDPKVIVTAKERYPTYQIIGDPEIAKTASVSRRYSDSSLQGIIVDIHLLSLCDYLVCTFSSQVCRVAYEIMQSSHPDAYNRFASLDDIYYYGGQNPHPHIARLDHTPRKSSELELKINDPIEVFGNHWNGYSKGRNVRINTVGLYPSFKVRNPIEVVDFPKYPEVPIEANNEQ, from the exons ATGATATATTCAAG CGAGGGTTCGAAACACATGCAAGGGGACCATTTGGGTACGCTACAAGAGAGATTGGATAAGGCATCTATTTATTACGATTTATTCGAGCACAATGGGCGTCAAAAGCCTCCGAGAAACGGTGAGCCATCTTTGGAATATGAACAATTGAGACGCAGGATACGAGACGGTGTGCAAGAAATGTG GTACTATGTTAACtcagagttgaaaaatatcaagaaaaataattatgactTCACACCTGAACAGAGAGATAAAGATATTCAGGATTCACTGAAAAACGTTTGGGAGCACAAAAAATCGCTAATATCAGATATAGATAGATTAGCATTGGTTGATGGATATCAGGATTGGCGGGAAAAAGAAGCCAAAGACCTATCTGACCTTGTACAACGGAGGTTTAG gTATTTACAAAATCCTAGTGACTGTGACAGAGCGCAAAAATTGGTATGCAGCTTGAACAAAGGATGCGGCTTTGGTTGTCAG GTCCATCACGCTGCCTACTGTTTTTTAGTGGCATATGGTACAGAAAGAACTTTAATTCTTAAGTCCAGAGGCTGGAGATATCATAAGGATGGATGGGAGGCGGTTTTCAAACCTGTCAGCGATACATGTCTGTCACCTACAGGTGGATCTCATGCTAACTGGCCCGGCGATGCAACAAAACAAGTTGTTTCATTACCGATTGTTGACAACGTGTATCCAAAGCCTGTATACCAGCCACCAGGTGTGCCAGCAGATATAGCACCTAGATTGGAGAAACTGCACGGTCATCCCATTGTATGGTGGGTTGGCCAGGTCTTGAAATACTTGTTGAGGCCGCAAGAAAATCTTGAAAGAGTATTAGAGTATTCTAAGGAGAAGATGGGCTTCAAATCGCCGATTGTTGGGATTCACGTTCGTAGAACGGATAAAGTTGGTACAGAAGCTGCCTACCATGATATAGATGAATATATGTTAAAAGTAAACGAATATTTCGACCAGCATGACATAAAGCTTGAAGACAGGCGAGTGTTTTTAGCCAGCGATGATCCGAAAGTAATAGTAACTGCGAAAGAAAGGTACCCTACCTATCAGATAATCGGCGATCCAGAAATAGCTAAAACTGCATCAGTATCTAGACGATACTCAGATTCGTCTTTGCAGGGTATAATAGTTGATATACATTTGTTATCGTTGTGCGATTATTTGGTGTGTACATTTAGCTCGCAGGTATGCAGAGTTGCTTATGAAATTATGCAATCGTCTCATCCAGATGCTTATAATCGGTTCGCCTCGTTAgacgatatttattattatggaGGGCAGAATCCACACCCGCACATAGCCAGGCTGGACCATACCCCGCGAAAGAGCAGCGAattagaattaaaaattaatgatcCAATAGAGGTCTTTGGTAACCACTGGAATGGTTACTCCAAGGGACGTAATGT
- the FucT6 gene encoding alpha-(1,6)-fucosyltransferase isoform X1 — MVVLWSGRPGWLGKLGVLLLISWLLVLILSVSYIFKNSPSSSYSDSPTDRDHAQRLAQIVSDFDVLKKQNEALKNIILGEGSKHMQGDHLGTLQERLDKASIYYDLFEHNGRQKPPRNGEPSLEYEQLRRRIRDGVQEMWYYVNSELKNIKKNNYDFTPEQRDKDIQDSLKNVWEHKKSLISDIDRLALVDGYQDWREKEAKDLSDLVQRRFRYLQNPSDCDRAQKLVCSLNKGCGFGCQVHHAAYCFLVAYGTERTLILKSRGWRYHKDGWEAVFKPVSDTCLSPTGGSHANWPGDATKQVVSLPIVDNVYPKPVYQPPGVPADIAPRLEKLHGHPIVWWVGQVLKYLLRPQENLERVLEYSKEKMGFKSPIVGIHVRRTDKVGTEAAYHDIDEYMLKVNEYFDQHDIKLEDRRVFLASDDPKVIVTAKERYPTYQIIGDPEIAKTASVSRRYSDSSLQGIIVDIHLLSLCDYLVCTFSSQVCRVAYEIMQSSHPDAYNRFASLDDIYYYGGQNPHPHIARLDHTPRKSSELELKINDPIEVFGNHWNGYSKGRNVRINTVGLYPSFKVRNPIEVVDFPKYPEVPIEANNEQ, encoded by the exons ATGGTGGTTCTGTGGTCGGGGAGACCAGGCTGGCTCGGAAAATTAGGCGTCTTGCTGCTGATCTCTTGGCTTTTAGTTCTCATTTTATCAGTTTCCTACATATTCAAGAATAGCCCATCATCATCATACAGCGATAGTCCAACTGATAGGGATCATGCTCAAAGATTGGCTCAAATAGTTAGTGATTTTGATGTTcttaagaaacaaaatgaaGCTCTCAAAAACATCATTTTGGG CGAGGGTTCGAAACACATGCAAGGGGACCATTTGGGTACGCTACAAGAGAGATTGGATAAGGCATCTATTTATTACGATTTATTCGAGCACAATGGGCGTCAAAAGCCTCCGAGAAACGGTGAGCCATCTTTGGAATATGAACAATTGAGACGCAGGATACGAGACGGTGTGCAAGAAATGTG GTACTATGTTAACtcagagttgaaaaatatcaagaaaaataattatgactTCACACCTGAACAGAGAGATAAAGATATTCAGGATTCACTGAAAAACGTTTGGGAGCACAAAAAATCGCTAATATCAGATATAGATAGATTAGCATTGGTTGATGGATATCAGGATTGGCGGGAAAAAGAAGCCAAAGACCTATCTGACCTTGTACAACGGAGGTTTAG gTATTTACAAAATCCTAGTGACTGTGACAGAGCGCAAAAATTGGTATGCAGCTTGAACAAAGGATGCGGCTTTGGTTGTCAG GTCCATCACGCTGCCTACTGTTTTTTAGTGGCATATGGTACAGAAAGAACTTTAATTCTTAAGTCCAGAGGCTGGAGATATCATAAGGATGGATGGGAGGCGGTTTTCAAACCTGTCAGCGATACATGTCTGTCACCTACAGGTGGATCTCATGCTAACTGGCCCGGCGATGCAACAAAACAAGTTGTTTCATTACCGATTGTTGACAACGTGTATCCAAAGCCTGTATACCAGCCACCAGGTGTGCCAGCAGATATAGCACCTAGATTGGAGAAACTGCACGGTCATCCCATTGTATGGTGGGTTGGCCAGGTCTTGAAATACTTGTTGAGGCCGCAAGAAAATCTTGAAAGAGTATTAGAGTATTCTAAGGAGAAGATGGGCTTCAAATCGCCGATTGTTGGGATTCACGTTCGTAGAACGGATAAAGTTGGTACAGAAGCTGCCTACCATGATATAGATGAATATATGTTAAAAGTAAACGAATATTTCGACCAGCATGACATAAAGCTTGAAGACAGGCGAGTGTTTTTAGCCAGCGATGATCCGAAAGTAATAGTAACTGCGAAAGAAAGGTACCCTACCTATCAGATAATCGGCGATCCAGAAATAGCTAAAACTGCATCAGTATCTAGACGATACTCAGATTCGTCTTTGCAGGGTATAATAGTTGATATACATTTGTTATCGTTGTGCGATTATTTGGTGTGTACATTTAGCTCGCAGGTATGCAGAGTTGCTTATGAAATTATGCAATCGTCTCATCCAGATGCTTATAATCGGTTCGCCTCGTTAgacgatatttattattatggaGGGCAGAATCCACACCCGCACATAGCCAGGCTGGACCATACCCCGCGAAAGAGCAGCGAattagaattaaaaattaatgatcCAATAGAGGTCTTTGGTAACCACTGGAATGGTTACTCCAAGGGACGTAATGT
- the FucT6 gene encoding alpha-(1,6)-fucosyltransferase isoform X3: MQGDHLGTLQERLDKASIYYDLFEHNGRQKPPRNGEPSLEYEQLRRRIRDGVQEMWYYVNSELKNIKKNNYDFTPEQRDKDIQDSLKNVWEHKKSLISDIDRLALVDGYQDWREKEAKDLSDLVQRRFRYLQNPSDCDRAQKLVCSLNKGCGFGCQVHHAAYCFLVAYGTERTLILKSRGWRYHKDGWEAVFKPVSDTCLSPTGGSHANWPGDATKQVVSLPIVDNVYPKPVYQPPGVPADIAPRLEKLHGHPIVWWVGQVLKYLLRPQENLERVLEYSKEKMGFKSPIVGIHVRRTDKVGTEAAYHDIDEYMLKVNEYFDQHDIKLEDRRVFLASDDPKVIVTAKERYPTYQIIGDPEIAKTASVSRRYSDSSLQGIIVDIHLLSLCDYLVCTFSSQVCRVAYEIMQSSHPDAYNRFASLDDIYYYGGQNPHPHIARLDHTPRKSSELELKINDPIEVFGNHWNGYSKGRNVRINTVGLYPSFKVRNPIEVVDFPKYPEVPIEANNEQ, from the exons ATGCAAGGGGACCATTTGGGTACGCTACAAGAGAGATTGGATAAGGCATCTATTTATTACGATTTATTCGAGCACAATGGGCGTCAAAAGCCTCCGAGAAACGGTGAGCCATCTTTGGAATATGAACAATTGAGACGCAGGATACGAGACGGTGTGCAAGAAATGTG GTACTATGTTAACtcagagttgaaaaatatcaagaaaaataattatgactTCACACCTGAACAGAGAGATAAAGATATTCAGGATTCACTGAAAAACGTTTGGGAGCACAAAAAATCGCTAATATCAGATATAGATAGATTAGCATTGGTTGATGGATATCAGGATTGGCGGGAAAAAGAAGCCAAAGACCTATCTGACCTTGTACAACGGAGGTTTAG gTATTTACAAAATCCTAGTGACTGTGACAGAGCGCAAAAATTGGTATGCAGCTTGAACAAAGGATGCGGCTTTGGTTGTCAG GTCCATCACGCTGCCTACTGTTTTTTAGTGGCATATGGTACAGAAAGAACTTTAATTCTTAAGTCCAGAGGCTGGAGATATCATAAGGATGGATGGGAGGCGGTTTTCAAACCTGTCAGCGATACATGTCTGTCACCTACAGGTGGATCTCATGCTAACTGGCCCGGCGATGCAACAAAACAAGTTGTTTCATTACCGATTGTTGACAACGTGTATCCAAAGCCTGTATACCAGCCACCAGGTGTGCCAGCAGATATAGCACCTAGATTGGAGAAACTGCACGGTCATCCCATTGTATGGTGGGTTGGCCAGGTCTTGAAATACTTGTTGAGGCCGCAAGAAAATCTTGAAAGAGTATTAGAGTATTCTAAGGAGAAGATGGGCTTCAAATCGCCGATTGTTGGGATTCACGTTCGTAGAACGGATAAAGTTGGTACAGAAGCTGCCTACCATGATATAGATGAATATATGTTAAAAGTAAACGAATATTTCGACCAGCATGACATAAAGCTTGAAGACAGGCGAGTGTTTTTAGCCAGCGATGATCCGAAAGTAATAGTAACTGCGAAAGAAAGGTACCCTACCTATCAGATAATCGGCGATCCAGAAATAGCTAAAACTGCATCAGTATCTAGACGATACTCAGATTCGTCTTTGCAGGGTATAATAGTTGATATACATTTGTTATCGTTGTGCGATTATTTGGTGTGTACATTTAGCTCGCAGGTATGCAGAGTTGCTTATGAAATTATGCAATCGTCTCATCCAGATGCTTATAATCGGTTCGCCTCGTTAgacgatatttattattatggaGGGCAGAATCCACACCCGCACATAGCCAGGCTGGACCATACCCCGCGAAAGAGCAGCGAattagaattaaaaattaatgatcCAATAGAGGTCTTTGGTAACCACTGGAATGGTTACTCCAAGGGACGTAATGT